A genomic region of Exiguobacterium sp. Helios contains the following coding sequences:
- a CDS encoding EthD family reductase produces MVKLIALYTHPENKEQFDEHYFNVHGPLTAKIPGLQQMTVTKIVGSPMGGDGKYYLMCEMVYENHETMKAGMRSLEGKASGKDLMGFAGDLVTLMIGEEVHADATVR; encoded by the coding sequence ATGGTAAAACTAATCGCGCTTTATACACATCCGGAGAACAAGGAACAGTTTGACGAGCATTATTTCAATGTCCACGGTCCACTGACGGCGAAGATTCCCGGTCTGCAGCAGATGACGGTCACGAAGATCGTCGGTTCACCAATGGGCGGAGACGGTAAATATTATCTGATGTGCGAAATGGTCTACGAAAACCATGAAACGATGAAAGCCGGCATGCGTTCGCTTGAAGGAAAAGCGTCCGGTAAAGATTTGATGGGCTTTGCGGGAGATCTTGTGACGCTGATGATTGGTGAAGAAGTCCATGCTGACGCCACAGTACGTTAA
- the paaB gene encoding 1,2-phenylacetyl-CoA epoxidase subunit PaaB yields the protein MTETFYQEFEIFSKRTPNAAFTHQFSLLAPNKEMALLMAQENFMRREPVVDIWVVKREDIRGMTPDEKLMLQRLDNKDYRTTKGYGYLKKKWRHYEQQMLDEKEIMSWQGGDSK from the coding sequence ATGACGGAAACGTTTTATCAGGAGTTCGAGATTTTCAGTAAACGGACGCCGAATGCCGCTTTTACGCATCAGTTCAGTTTACTGGCACCGAATAAAGAGATGGCCCTTTTGATGGCGCAGGAAAACTTCATGCGCCGGGAGCCGGTCGTCGACATCTGGGTCGTCAAACGGGAAGATATCCGGGGAATGACTCCGGATGAAAAGCTGATGCTGCAACGGCTGGATAACAAAGATTACCGGACGACGAAAGGGTACGGCTACCTTAAGAAAAAATGGCGTCATTATGAACAACAGATGCTCGACGAAAAAGAAATCATGTCCTGGCAAGGAGGCGATTCCAAATGA
- the paaA gene encoding 1,2-phenylacetyl-CoA epoxidase subunit PaaA, translated as MYDATHLFEPPVMTEEEKLERFKERIENGEKIEADDWMPDFYRDTLIKLISMHGISEIMGALPEKEWVPKAPSLRRKLGIMAKVQDEMGHGQLLLRVVEDLMKPYGKTRADLMDDLFTGRLKFHNVFHMPTRSWADAGTIGWLVDGAAIITQTNMLGASYGPYARALQRICAEEVFHAQHGESIIMALAEGTPEQKAMIQESLDEWWESLLMFFGPASKETTGTSKQDVTIAYKIRTKTNEELRQNFFTKYVPRIRSLGLVIPDPTLRFDEETGQWIYAQPDWTEFKKIIQGGGPRSKERLALRQTSYQNNAWVREALAETIG; from the coding sequence ATGTACGATGCGACGCATCTTTTTGAACCACCGGTCATGACTGAAGAAGAAAAATTGGAACGGTTTAAAGAACGAATCGAAAACGGGGAAAAAATCGAAGCGGACGACTGGATGCCTGATTTCTACCGCGACACGCTGATCAAGCTGATTTCCATGCACGGCATCAGTGAAATCATGGGGGCTTTACCGGAAAAGGAATGGGTGCCAAAAGCTCCGTCGTTACGCCGGAAGCTCGGCATCATGGCAAAAGTCCAGGATGAGATGGGGCACGGTCAACTCCTGCTTCGGGTCGTCGAGGATTTGATGAAGCCGTACGGAAAAACACGGGCCGACTTAATGGACGATTTATTTACGGGACGCCTCAAATTCCACAACGTCTTCCACATGCCGACGCGTTCGTGGGCAGATGCCGGAACAATCGGCTGGCTCGTCGACGGAGCAGCCATCATTACTCAGACGAATATGCTCGGGGCTTCATATGGTCCTTATGCGCGGGCGTTGCAACGGATTTGTGCGGAGGAAGTATTCCATGCCCAGCACGGTGAGTCGATTATCATGGCACTGGCGGAAGGGACACCGGAACAAAAAGCGATGATTCAGGAATCCCTGGATGAATGGTGGGAATCCCTCTTGATGTTCTTCGGTCCGGCGTCGAAAGAGACGACCGGTACGTCCAAACAGGACGTGACGATTGCCTACAAAATCCGGACGAAAACGAACGAAGAGTTGCGTCAAAATTTCTTTACGAAATACGTTCCCCGGATCCGTTCGCTCGGACTCGTCATTCCGGATCCGACATTACGATTCGACGAGGAGACAGGACAGTGGATTTACGCCCAGCCGGACTGGACGGAATTCAAGAAAATCATTCAAGGTGGCGGCCCCCGTTCGAAGGAACGGCTCGCCTTACGTCAAACTTCGTATCAAAACAATGCGTGGGTACGCGAGGCACTTGCTGAGACGATCGGCTGA
- a CDS encoding enoyl-CoA hydratase/isomerase family protein — protein sequence MLTPQYVKTSIEGRIGRIRLNRPERYNALNRTMIREIVEAMEQFDQDEAITVIVLNGEGKSFSAGADIEEMVDATPISMELLDPFADWDRISRLHKPLIAAVHGFVLGGGFELALACDLIYATPETQFGFPEVGLGVMPGAGGTQRLTKRIGRTRALEWLWTGDRMLASEAECLGIINRIVEADQLEASVLAVAERIAAQPVMSVRLIKDAVDKAGDLSLQDGMDHERRNFYLLFGTNDQTEGMQAFLDKRQPTFKGN from the coding sequence ATGCTGACGCCACAGTACGTTAAGACAAGTATCGAGGGGCGAATCGGCCGGATTCGACTGAATCGCCCGGAACGTTACAATGCCTTGAACCGGACGATGATTCGGGAAATCGTCGAAGCGATGGAACAGTTTGATCAGGACGAAGCGATTACAGTCATTGTCCTGAACGGGGAAGGAAAATCCTTTTCAGCCGGAGCCGATATCGAGGAGATGGTCGACGCAACGCCGATTTCGATGGAATTACTCGATCCGTTTGCCGATTGGGACCGGATCAGCCGGTTGCATAAGCCGCTGATTGCTGCGGTTCATGGATTTGTGCTCGGCGGCGGGTTTGAACTGGCACTGGCCTGTGATTTGATTTATGCGACACCGGAGACTCAGTTCGGTTTCCCGGAAGTCGGACTCGGTGTCATGCCGGGCGCCGGCGGGACGCAACGCCTGACGAAACGGATCGGCCGGACCCGGGCCCTTGAATGGTTATGGACGGGAGACCGGATGCTGGCATCGGAAGCAGAATGTCTTGGAATCATCAACCGGATTGTGGAAGCGGATCAACTCGAAGCAAGTGTTTTGGCCGTTGCCGAACGGATTGCGGCACAACCGGTGATGTCCGTGCGACTGATCAAAGATGCAGTCGATAAGGCAGGCGACCTGTCGTTGCAAGACGGCATGGATCATGAAAGAAGAAATTTCTACTTACTATTCGGGACGAATGATCAGACGGAAGGGATGCAAGCCTTTCTTGACAAACGTCAACCGACATTCAAAGGAAACTAA
- the paaD gene encoding 1,2-phenylacetyl-CoA epoxidase subunit PaaD encodes MTTRLEQDIREALDTVKDPEIDAVSILDLGMVEATEWTETPFGYDIRITLLPTFLGCPALDIIQKNTESALLQVPQVNTVDVVFLFDPPWTSDRITEQGITGLKSFGIAPPRVVDGKWEIDCPYCGSTFVSIENLFGPTACRSILYCKSCKNPFEAMKPVSTLM; translated from the coding sequence ATGACGACAAGACTAGAACAGGACATCCGGGAAGCCCTGGATACAGTTAAAGATCCGGAAATCGATGCGGTAAGTATTCTCGATCTCGGAATGGTCGAAGCGACGGAATGGACGGAGACACCGTTCGGATACGATATCCGGATTACGCTTCTCCCGACATTTTTAGGATGTCCGGCGCTTGATATCATCCAAAAGAACACCGAATCCGCTTTGTTACAAGTGCCCCAGGTCAATACGGTCGATGTCGTTTTCCTGTTTGATCCGCCGTGGACCTCGGACCGGATTACAGAACAAGGAATTACCGGTCTGAAGTCCTTTGGAATTGCCCCGCCGCGGGTCGTCGACGGAAAGTGGGAAATCGACTGCCCGTACTGCGGATCGACGTTCGTCTCGATTGAAAATCTGTTTGGTCCGACGGCTTGCCGGAGTATTTTATATTGTAAATCATGCAAAAATCCATTCGAGGCGATGAAACCCGTCTCTACTCTCATGTGA
- the paaC gene encoding 1,2-phenylacetyl-CoA epoxidase subunit PaaC: MTEAERLALGSLLYQLADDDFLYAYRGSEWLGLAPHIEEDVASSSIAQDSMGHAAMYYQLLEEIGEGKADALAHVRLAHERKNSVLVERVNGPGYYMENPEYDWAYAVVRNYCYTLAKKVRIDSLKKSSYAPLAALAVKVNMELYYHLLHWQTWFTQLYQSTETARQKMDAALERVLADFGDLFDYGEAAEMIDEMRLIEGKGILLDRWYQALTPVLVDLNVTLPEMNMTYNGRNGEHSSDLNDALSTLGEVYLLDQSAVW; encoded by the coding sequence ATGACGGAAGCAGAACGTTTGGCCTTGGGCTCACTGCTCTATCAATTAGCAGATGATGACTTTTTATATGCCTACCGCGGATCGGAATGGTTGGGACTCGCCCCGCATATCGAAGAAGATGTCGCGTCGTCCTCGATTGCTCAGGATTCGATGGGGCATGCGGCCATGTACTACCAACTGCTCGAAGAAATCGGCGAAGGAAAGGCTGATGCACTCGCTCATGTGCGGCTTGCGCATGAACGGAAAAACTCGGTCCTCGTCGAACGGGTCAACGGACCGGGATATTATATGGAGAATCCGGAATATGACTGGGCGTATGCCGTCGTGCGCAACTATTGTTATACGCTTGCGAAAAAGGTACGGATTGACTCGTTGAAAAAAAGCAGTTATGCGCCGCTCGCAGCACTCGCCGTCAAGGTCAACATGGAGTTGTACTATCATTTGTTGCACTGGCAAACGTGGTTCACCCAGCTGTATCAATCAACAGAAACAGCCCGTCAGAAGATGGATGCGGCTCTTGAACGGGTATTGGCTGACTTCGGTGACCTGTTTGATTACGGGGAAGCAGCGGAAATGATTGACGAGATGCGCCTGATTGAGGGGAAGGGGATTTTACTGGATCGTTGGTATCAGGCACTGACACCGGTCCTCGTCGATCTGAACGTCACGTTGCCGGAAATGAACATGACCTACAACGGACGAAACGGTGAACATTCTTCTGATTTGAACGATGCCTTATCGACGCTCGGGGAAGTCTATCTGCTCGATCAGTCAGCGGTATGGTGA
- a CDS encoding phenylacetate--CoA ligase family protein: MYNEILETMEAEERSRLQLASLRETVRHVMEHVPFYQTRFMERGLNPEEFQTMADIQKLPFTYKSDLREQYPFGLFAVPPQETVRIHASSGTSGKPTVVGYTQSDLDDWSKAVARGLVAIGAEKTDLLHNAYGYGLFTGGLGLHSGAEKLGMTIVPVSGGNTDRQITLIEDFQPRGICGTPSYMLHLAERMEEKGFNPKASSLRYGIFGAEPWSEELRKTLENKWGIRAFDIYGLSEIMGPGVAMECQEQNGLHLMDDLFITEVIDPATGEPLPEGMVGELVFTSLKKKALPIIRYRTGDLASVTTKMCGCGRTTTRMSRVKGRTDDMMIIRGVNVFPSEIERVLLQQPGVTPHYQIHRIQRAGLEALELHIELEPGTVAEELKRGICHAMKTECLISVDLICHPPYGLPRSEGKAVRIIDRRAMSEKKLFKQRRN, encoded by the coding sequence TTGTATAACGAAATCCTGGAAACGATGGAAGCGGAAGAACGATCCCGCTTACAGCTTGCAAGTTTACGTGAGACCGTTCGTCATGTGATGGAACATGTCCCGTTTTATCAAACCCGCTTCATGGAACGGGGACTTAATCCGGAGGAATTCCAAACGATGGCGGATATTCAAAAGTTACCGTTCACATACAAAAGTGATTTGCGGGAACAGTATCCGTTTGGCTTATTTGCGGTTCCGCCTCAGGAAACGGTCCGGATCCATGCTTCATCCGGAACAAGTGGAAAACCGACCGTCGTTGGTTATACACAAAGCGATTTGGATGATTGGTCGAAAGCTGTCGCACGTGGTCTGGTCGCCATCGGTGCTGAAAAAACCGACTTGTTGCACAATGCTTACGGATACGGTTTATTCACCGGCGGACTCGGTCTGCACAGCGGAGCCGAAAAACTCGGGATGACGATTGTTCCCGTGTCCGGCGGTAATACCGACCGGCAAATCACGTTGATTGAAGATTTCCAGCCCCGTGGAATTTGCGGAACACCGTCTTATATGTTGCATCTTGCGGAACGGATGGAAGAAAAGGGGTTTAATCCGAAAGCGAGCAGCCTCCGGTACGGGATTTTTGGAGCCGAGCCATGGTCGGAAGAACTGCGGAAGACCCTCGAAAACAAGTGGGGGATCCGGGCTTTTGATATCTACGGTCTCAGCGAAATCATGGGACCGGGTGTCGCAATGGAGTGTCAGGAACAAAACGGATTGCATCTGATGGATGATTTGTTTATCACGGAAGTCATTGATCCCGCAACGGGCGAACCGCTACCAGAAGGAATGGTCGGGGAACTCGTTTTTACAAGTTTGAAAAAGAAAGCGCTTCCAATAATTCGGTATCGTACCGGAGACTTGGCATCCGTCACGACAAAAATGTGCGGCTGTGGTCGGACGACGACCCGGATGTCGCGGGTCAAAGGGCGGACGGATGACATGATGATCATCCGTGGCGTCAACGTCTTTCCGTCCGAAATTGAACGGGTCTTATTACAGCAACCGGGTGTCACACCCCATTATCAAATTCACCGGATTCAACGGGCCGGTCTTGAAGCATTGGAACTGCACATCGAACTTGAACCGGGAACAGTTGCTGAAGAACTGAAACGGGGCATCTGTCATGCCATGAAAACCGAATGTCTGATCTCGGTGGATCTGATTTGTCACCCGCCATACGGTCTTCCGCGCTCTGAAGGGAAGGCTGTCCGGATCATCGACCGTCGCGCAATGTCCGAGAAGAAGTTGTTTAAGCAGAGGAGGAACTGA